The Desulfomicrobium macestii nucleotide sequence TGATCCAGACCAGGGTCGTGAACGTTGAAAAACCGAGCGCCTGGGCCGCGAGCACCTGACCACGCTTGATGGAGAGCAGTCCGCCACGGATATATTCCGAATGATAGGCCGCGCTGCACAGGGTGAATCCGATCACGGCCGCCGTGTACGGCTGGAAATAGATGCCCACGCCCGGCAGGCCGAAATAGAGGATGAAGAGCTGGATCACCAGGGGCGTGCCCCGGAAAAGCGCGGCGTAGCCATTGGCCACGGCCTGCAGGATCCCGCCGCCAAATGCCCGGCACGCTCCGACGATCACTCCGAAAAAGATGCCCAGCAGGGCCGAGGGCACGATCAGCTGCACGCTCACGAGCACGCCCTTGTTCAGAGCGGGCACCAGCCGTTCCAGCAGAAAGACGAACTCCTCGTTCATGAGCCGGCACCCTCCACATCAAGAATCTGGGAACAGAAATCAAGGGTGCGGGTGCCCGAGCCATCGGCCAGAAGTTCCTTGGGGCTGCCCTGCTCGATGATCCGGCCTTCCTGCATGAAAAGCACCTCGTCGGCCAGGGAGCGGGTGAAACCCATCTGGTGCGTGGCCATGACCATGGTCATGCCGTTCTGGGCCAGTCCGCGGATGACGGTCAGCACTTCGCTGACCAATTCCGGATCGAGGGCGGATGTAGGCTCGTCCAGCAGCATGACCTTGGGGTCCATGGCCAGAGCGCGGGCGATGGAAACGCGCTGCTTCTGCCCACCGGACAGCTCCGCCGGATAGAGGTGCCCCTTGTCGCCGAGGCCGACGCGCTCCAGCTCCGCCATGGCGCGGTCCCTGGCCCGCGCGCGGCTCATGCCCTTGACCTTGCGCAGGGCGATGCCGACATTGTCCGACGCGGTCAGGTGATCAAAAAGATTGAAGTCCTGAAAAATCATGCCCACCTGCTGACGAAATTCGCACAGCTCGCGGGCCTTGTGCGGATCCACACGCCTGCCGTCCAGCTCGATTTCCCCCCGGTCGGGCACGATGAGATAGTTCATGCACTGCAGGAGCGTGCTTTTGCCTCCCCCCGAGGGGCCGATGAGCACCTTCATTTCACCTTCGTAGAGGTTCAGGCTCACGGATTTGAGTATCTCGCGCCCACCCAGGACCTTGGATATGCCCTGCACCCGCATGAGCAGGTTTCGTGTTTTCTTATTCTCCATTAATGCACATAACCCTTTATTCTGACACGTTTTTCAAGGGCGCGCAGTGCAATGACCCCGGCCCAGGTCAATAAAAAATAAAGCACTGCCGCGCTGACGTACATGGGCAGGTGCTGGTAGGTCCGCGAAGCCACGAAGTGCGTCCGCGCCATGATCTCGCTCGCCCCGAGCACAAAGGCCAGGGCCGAATCCTTCAATATGATGGAGTACTCGTTGGACCAGCCGGGAATGGACAGGCGCAAGGCCTGGGGCAGGATGATGGAGCGGATGGCCAGGCCGTCGGACATGCCGAGCGCGCGGGCCGCCTTGAGCTGCCCCTTGGACAGGGACAGGATGGAGCCGCGAAAAATTTGGGACTGATAGGCTCCGCTGGTCATGCCGAGCACGATGGTGGCCGCCGCGACCGCGTTCAGGTTAAGCCCCACGAGGTTGAAGAGTCCGAAATAGAAAAGAAAAAGCAGCACCAGAATCGGCACTCCGCGAAAAAACCAGACGTAAAGGCCGCAGAACGCCCGCGCAAGCCACGAGCCGTAAACCTGTCCCACGGCCAGGGGCACGCCGATGAAAAGACCCAAAAACATTGCGCCGACCACTGCGATCACAGTGACGGCCGCGCCCTGCAACACATAGGGCATGGCGTCCAGGAGGACGGTGACGGTTTCGTTCATAATCAGGGCTGAATCCTTGGCACGGCTTGGCAAAAAAACGGGAAGGCCGGAGCATTGCCAGGCCTTCCCGAGGTTTCAAAAAAAGGTCGGACTACTTGTTCAGGTGCTTGGCGATGAGCTCTTCCCAGTAAGGGTCGGCTTTGAGCATCTCGAAGCCCTTGTTCAGAGTGTCGAGCAGTTCCTTGTCTTCCTTGCGCACGGCGGCGCCAAAGGGCTCGACTTCGCCGAAGATGCCGATGATCTGCACAGGCTTCTTCTTCTCGGCGTCACGGGCCGGGGGAT carries:
- a CDS encoding amino acid ABC transporter permease, with amino-acid sequence MNETVTVLLDAMPYVLQGAAVTVIAVVGAMFLGLFIGVPLAVGQVYGSWLARAFCGLYVWFFRGVPILVLLFLFYFGLFNLVGLNLNAVAAATIVLGMTSGAYQSQIFRGSILSLSKGQLKAARALGMSDGLAIRSIILPQALRLSIPGWSNEYSIILKDSALAFVLGASEIMARTHFVASRTYQHLPMYVSAAVLYFLLTWAGVIALRALEKRVRIKGYVH
- a CDS encoding amino acid ABC transporter ATP-binding protein, encoding MENKKTRNLLMRVQGISKVLGGREILKSVSLNLYEGEMKVLIGPSGGGKSTLLQCMNYLIVPDRGEIELDGRRVDPHKARELCEFRQQVGMIFQDFNLFDHLTASDNVGIALRKVKGMSRARARDRAMAELERVGLGDKGHLYPAELSGGQKQRVSIARALAMDPKVMLLDEPTSALDPELVSEVLTVIRGLAQNGMTMVMATHQMGFTRSLADEVLFMQEGRIIEQGSPKELLADGSGTRTLDFCSQILDVEGAGS
- a CDS encoding amino acid ABC transporter permease encodes the protein MNEEFVFLLERLVPALNKGVLVSVQLIVPSALLGIFFGVIVGACRAFGGGILQAVANGYAALFRGTPLVIQLFILYFGLPGVGIYFQPYTAAVIGFTLCSAAYHSEYIRGGLLSIKRGQVLAAQALGFSTFTTLVWIIIPQAFRRALPGCGNEIVYLIKYSSLAYVITCFELTGQAKIVASESFRFSEVFMVVGVYYLVLVSVASYGLRRLEKRLEIPGFGH